The Terriglobales bacterium sequence CGGTTCTGCGCTAGCCGCCAGCCCTTCCTTTACAATGTGCCTTCCTCAGGAGGCCCTTGTTCCCATGCGCCGTGCTATCGTCGTGCTGCTGCTCGCGACTTCCGTCTTCGCGCAGTCCAAGCCCCGCGCCCGTGACCTGGGAGTGCCGTTTGACGGCACGCCCGGCCCGCTGAACGCCATCACCGACGTGGCCGGGGTCGAGGTCGGCCACAGCACCATCATCCGTGGAGAAGGCAAGCTCAAAGTGGGCGAGGGCCCGGTGCGCACCGGCGTGACGGCCATCCTGCCGCGCGGCCGCGAGAACTCCGACCCGGTATTCGGCGCCTGGTTCTCGCTCAACGGCAACGGCGAGATGACCGGCACGACGTGGCTGGAGGAATCGGGATTCCTCGAAGGCCCGGTGATGATCACCAACACCCACAGCGTGGGCGTGGTGCGCGACGCCGTGGTCGCCTATCGCGTGAAGCTCGGACGCAAGGACACCGAGGGCTATTGGTGGTCGCTCCCGGTGGTCGCCGAAACCTGGGACGGCTATCTCAACGACATCAATGGCTTCCACGTAAAACCTGAGCATGCGTTTGAAGCTTTGGACGGGGCGCGCTCCGGCCCGGTGGCCGAGGGCAATGTGGGCGGCGGCACGGGCATGATCTGCCACGAATTCAAGGGCGGCATCGGGACCGCTTCCCGCAAGCTGAGCGAAAAAGCTGAGCGGGGAACAGCGGGCGAATACACCGTGGGCGTGCTGGTGCAGTGCAACTACGGGTTGCGCGACCAGTTGCGCATCGCCGGCGTTCCCCTGGGCCGCGAGATTCGCGACCACTCGGTGTACTCCGATGAGAATGGCTCCATCATCGTTGTGGTGGCCACCGATGCCCCTCTCCTGCCGCACCAGTTGAAGCGCCTGGCGCGCCGCGTTTCGCTCGCCCTGGGGCGCATGGGCTCGGTCAGCGGCAACGGCTCGGGTGACATCTTCATCGCCTTCTCGACCGCGAACCCGAGCGCGGCGGAAACGAAGGGCACGCGCACCCTCACCATGCTTCCCAACGACAGCATGGGGCCGCTGTTTACCGCCACGGTCGAGGCCACCGAAGAAGCCATCGTCAACGCCCTGGTCGCCGCCGAAACCATGACCGGCGCGGACGGCCACACCGTCATCGCCCTGCCTCACGACCGCCTGCGCCAGGTGCTGAAGAAATACAACCGCCTGGTCGAGAAG is a genomic window containing:
- a CDS encoding P1 family peptidase; this translates as MRRAIVVLLLATSVFAQSKPRARDLGVPFDGTPGPLNAITDVAGVEVGHSTIIRGEGKLKVGEGPVRTGVTAILPRGRENSDPVFGAWFSLNGNGEMTGTTWLEESGFLEGPVMITNTHSVGVVRDAVVAYRVKLGRKDTEGYWWSLPVVAETWDGYLNDINGFHVKPEHAFEALDGARSGPVAEGNVGGGTGMICHEFKGGIGTASRKLSEKAERGTAGEYTVGVLVQCNYGLRDQLRIAGVPLGREIRDHSVYSDENGSIIVVVATDAPLLPHQLKRLARRVSLALGRMGSVSGNGSGDIFIAFSTANPSAAETKGTRTLTMLPNDSMGPLFTATVEATEEAIVNALVAAETMTGADGHTVIALPHDRLRQVLKKYNRLVEKK